Proteins co-encoded in one Synechococcus elongatus PCC 6301 genomic window:
- a CDS encoding glycosyltransferase family 4 protein, with product MRIAWLGKKSPFCGNVTYSREITNALRDRGHDVSFFHFAQSEAEASDEGSEGIEVSLPCLYKSQIYTIPSFRSSKVLKSSLEEIRPDLVHASLTLSPLDFLLPEICEELGLPLVATFHPAFDHKLRNISSGTQHLTYQLYAPCLARYDRTVVFSQIQRDLLIRLGVPSDRIAVIPNGVDIDRYSPGPSDFKQQLGVDRLFVYMGRIAAEKNVEALLRGWKLANLGPESRLLIVGDGTLRSLLEVSYGPEQGVQWWGFEADEQRRIQMLRAADAFILPSFVEGLSLSLLEAMACGVACLATDAGADGEVLEGGAGIVLNPQRTSAQLQTLLPVLRDQPELSAILGCKARQRVLDRYTLEGNLDRLEQLYQDLLPAAVLSASAVS from the coding sequence ATGCGGATTGCTTGGCTGGGTAAGAAGTCTCCTTTCTGCGGCAACGTCACCTACAGTCGAGAAATTACCAACGCGCTGCGCGATCGCGGCCACGATGTCAGCTTTTTCCACTTTGCCCAAAGTGAAGCTGAAGCCAGTGATGAGGGAAGTGAGGGCATAGAAGTCTCGCTGCCCTGCCTCTACAAATCTCAGATTTATACAATCCCGTCCTTTCGTTCCAGCAAAGTTCTTAAGTCTTCGCTGGAAGAAATTCGCCCTGATCTCGTCCACGCTTCACTGACGCTCTCGCCGCTGGATTTTCTGCTGCCAGAGATCTGTGAAGAACTGGGGCTACCGTTGGTAGCGACCTTCCATCCCGCTTTTGACCATAAGCTCCGCAATATTTCTTCGGGCACGCAGCACCTGACTTATCAGCTCTACGCACCCTGTCTCGCCCGCTACGATCGCACGGTCGTTTTCTCCCAAATCCAGCGAGATTTATTGATTCGGCTGGGGGTTCCGAGCGATCGCATTGCCGTGATTCCGAACGGGGTCGATATCGATCGCTATAGCCCTGGGCCCTCGGACTTCAAGCAACAACTCGGGGTCGATCGCCTGTTTGTCTACATGGGGCGAATTGCGGCTGAGAAAAATGTGGAAGCCCTACTCCGGGGCTGGAAGCTGGCAAATTTGGGGCCGGAAAGCCGCTTGTTGATTGTTGGGGACGGTACGCTGCGATCGCTGCTAGAAGTCAGTTATGGCCCTGAGCAAGGGGTGCAGTGGTGGGGATTTGAGGCCGATGAGCAACGCCGTATCCAAATGCTGCGTGCCGCGGATGCCTTCATCCTGCCCTCTTTTGTGGAAGGACTATCGCTCTCCTTGTTAGAGGCGATGGCCTGCGGTGTGGCTTGCCTAGCCACCGATGCGGGTGCCGATGGGGAAGTGTTGGAAGGCGGCGCCGGCATTGTGCTCAATCCGCAGCGGACCTCCGCTCAGCTCCAGACACTGTTGCCTGTTCTGCGCGACCAACCGGAACTCAGCGCCATTTTGGGTTGTAAGGCGCGCCAGCGGGTGCTCGATCGCTACACCCTTGAGGGCAACCTCGATCGCCTCGAACAGCTCTATCAAGACCTCTTGCCAGCTGCAGTGCTGTCCGCAAGTGCCGTTTCCTAA
- a CDS encoding MFS transporter, which produces MLPLSEPVLEQPPTPEDPSEQTPPPDVTDEEMKAQPSPAGRTGFWPVLRNPNFLALWLAEIFSQMADKIYLVLMIALISSRFQVEGQPISGWVSAIMIAYTIPAVLFGSLAGVWVDRGPLKQVLIWSNVIRGIMVLAIPLLLYLTEGQTWLFGQPVGFQILLAITFLVSTLNQFFSPAEQVVIPLIVRRSHLLAANSIYTTTTMGATIVGFAVGEPLLSLADTLLEQVGMGEGKEILVGMFYVLSGLVFIRLRLRPRDRSHMSDRHLWADVLDGLNYLQQQPLVRAAMVQLVILFSVFAALAVLAVRLAELIPNLGADQFGILLSVAGLGMGIGALLVGQFGQRFSRQRLALTGSVGMAIMLAILACLEPSMAGSVVCITTLGIFAAALGIPMQTVIQEKTPTDMRGKVFGLQNNAINIALSLPLAVAGLAESWLGLTATLLGLSAIVLLGSWLSHNRTG; this is translated from the coding sequence ATGTTGCCTCTGTCTGAGCCGGTTCTAGAACAGCCACCGACGCCTGAAGATCCTAGTGAGCAGACGCCTCCTCCTGATGTTACTGATGAAGAGATGAAGGCTCAGCCGTCGCCCGCTGGTCGCACTGGATTTTGGCCCGTGCTCCGCAACCCCAACTTTTTGGCGTTGTGGCTAGCCGAAATTTTTTCGCAGATGGCTGACAAGATCTACCTCGTCTTGATGATTGCGCTGATCAGCAGCCGTTTTCAAGTCGAGGGGCAGCCGATCAGCGGTTGGGTTTCAGCCATCATGATTGCCTACACCATCCCTGCTGTTCTCTTCGGTTCCTTAGCCGGGGTGTGGGTCGATCGCGGTCCCCTCAAACAGGTCTTGATTTGGAGCAATGTCATCCGGGGAATCATGGTGCTGGCCATTCCCCTGTTGCTGTATCTGACCGAGGGTCAAACGTGGCTGTTTGGGCAGCCGGTCGGCTTTCAAATCTTGCTAGCGATCACGTTTCTCGTCTCCACTCTCAATCAATTCTTCTCACCGGCAGAGCAGGTTGTCATTCCGCTGATTGTGCGGCGATCGCACTTGCTGGCTGCTAATTCGATCTACACCACTACCACGATGGGTGCCACGATCGTTGGCTTTGCTGTTGGTGAGCCGCTCCTGAGTTTGGCCGATACCCTGCTGGAGCAGGTCGGTATGGGGGAAGGTAAAGAAATCCTAGTGGGCATGTTCTACGTGCTATCGGGGCTGGTGTTCATCCGCCTGCGGCTGCGTCCCCGCGATCGCAGTCACATGAGCGATCGCCATCTCTGGGCGGATGTATTGGATGGCCTGAACTACCTTCAGCAACAGCCCTTGGTGCGGGCAGCAATGGTGCAGCTCGTGATCCTGTTCTCGGTCTTTGCTGCGCTCGCAGTCCTAGCGGTACGGCTGGCAGAACTGATTCCCAACCTAGGGGCTGATCAGTTTGGGATCTTGCTCTCCGTCGCTGGTTTAGGGATGGGTATTGGAGCCCTACTCGTCGGTCAGTTTGGGCAACGCTTTTCACGTCAGCGTCTTGCCCTCACCGGCTCGGTTGGCATGGCAATCATGCTGGCGATTTTGGCCTGTCTCGAACCGAGCATGGCCGGCAGTGTGGTTTGTATTACGACTCTCGGAATTTTTGCAGCGGCGCTGGGCATTCCCATGCAAACCGTCATTCAGGAAAAAACGCCCACGGACATGCGGGGTAAGGTTTTCGGGCTGCAAAACAATGCGATCAATATCGCCCTCAGCTTGCCGCTCGCCGTGGCAGGTCTGGCTGAGAGCTGGCTGGGGCTGACGGCCACCCTTTTGGGATTATCAGCAATCGTCCTGTTAGGGAGCTGGCTCAGTCATAACCGCACCGGATAA
- the recO gene encoding DNA repair protein RecO, translating into MSRTYTTTAIVLKATPLGEADRLLTLLSPDQGLLRVVATGARKPRSKLGGRTALFVVGDCLIACGKSLDRLQQVETLTSHTALSGDLARLAAAQYLTELVLAQALERHPQPELFALLCRDLARIETQSGLEVLPYLLQSTWQLLAWAGWAPQTHYCCLTQQAVQPRLEQSRWRVRYSPSLGGVLADTAAYQRRPNQRELLLTATELAALQQIPTSQTVLPLASLPREAWQMLERALRHSAEYHLERPLQSALLLETLLTGSHVASV; encoded by the coding sequence GTGAGTCGCACTTACACCACCACTGCGATCGTGCTCAAGGCCACGCCCCTTGGGGAGGCCGATCGCCTGTTAACCCTGCTCTCGCCGGATCAAGGACTCCTGCGAGTCGTCGCGACGGGGGCCCGCAAACCGCGATCAAAATTGGGAGGCCGCACCGCTCTCTTTGTGGTTGGCGACTGTTTGATTGCCTGCGGCAAAAGTCTCGATCGTCTCCAGCAAGTTGAAACCTTGACCAGCCATACGGCCCTCAGTGGTGACTTGGCCCGCCTGGCAGCGGCGCAATATCTCACCGAACTGGTACTCGCTCAGGCCCTTGAGCGCCATCCCCAACCCGAACTCTTCGCCCTGCTCTGCCGCGATCTCGCTCGGATTGAAACCCAGTCAGGGCTTGAAGTTTTACCCTACCTCCTCCAAAGCACCTGGCAGCTGTTGGCCTGGGCGGGCTGGGCTCCGCAAACCCACTATTGCTGCCTGACTCAACAGGCTGTGCAACCGCGACTGGAACAATCTCGTTGGCGAGTGCGCTATAGCCCCAGTTTGGGCGGTGTGTTGGCCGATACTGCTGCGTATCAGCGTCGCCCCAATCAGCGAGAATTGTTGTTGACCGCCACGGAGTTGGCTGCCTTGCAACAGATTCCCACCAGCCAAACGGTACTGCCGCTGGCAAGCCTGCCCCGCGAGGCCTGGCAAATGTTGGAGCGAGCACTCCGCCACTCTGCCGAGTATCATCTGGAACGGCCCTTACAATCAGCGCTGTTACTGGAGACGTTGCTGACAGGATCCCATGTTGCCTCTGTCTGA
- the deoC gene encoding deoxyribose-phosphate aldolase — protein sequence MAELSSDFDLAPYIEHSLLDPAATLEQIDQLCQEADRYHFAAVCLFPWVVRQAREWLNGRSPRLCTVIDFPNGASTAASKVYAAQEAVENGAQELNVVVNLGWLRSDRADLVHQELAEIVEATGVPIKAILEATRLNPSELEQLTDLCLDAGVTMLQTSTGWFGGATPALVQQLRQLTRNRVGIHAAGGIRTWDQAAALVEAGAIRLGTSYGPMILQQRLAASTPAPA from the coding sequence ATGGCTGAGTTGTCGTCGGATTTTGACCTCGCCCCCTACATTGAGCACTCGCTGCTCGATCCTGCCGCCACGCTAGAGCAGATTGATCAGCTCTGCCAAGAAGCCGATCGCTATCACTTCGCAGCGGTCTGCCTCTTTCCTTGGGTGGTGCGTCAAGCGCGGGAATGGCTGAATGGGCGATCGCCTCGACTCTGCACGGTCATCGATTTTCCCAATGGCGCGAGTACCGCTGCCAGCAAGGTCTACGCCGCTCAAGAAGCGGTCGAAAACGGGGCCCAAGAGCTGAATGTTGTCGTCAATCTGGGCTGGCTGCGCAGCGATCGCGCTGATCTCGTTCACCAAGAGCTAGCAGAAATTGTGGAGGCCACGGGCGTTCCCATCAAAGCAATTCTGGAAGCAACCCGGCTGAATCCCAGTGAACTAGAGCAATTGACCGACCTCTGTCTGGATGCGGGGGTAACGATGCTACAGACCAGTACAGGCTGGTTTGGCGGCGCGACACCGGCCTTGGTACAACAACTGCGGCAACTGACCCGTAACCGTGTTGGCATTCATGCGGCGGGCGGCATTCGCACCTGGGATCAAGCGGCAGCGCTGGTTGAAGCGGGAGCTATCCGCTTGGGAACTTCCTACGGTCCCATGATCCTGCAACAACGTCTGGCCGCTTCTACTCCGGCACCGGCGTGA
- a CDS encoding SRPBCC family protein has product MSPLSLSFPALHRSPQQDVQIDAHSLGPRQRRIQVQIEVPVAIADLWALLTDYNRLAEFIPNLSISQRLPTSDGSIRLEQVGSQCFLRFRFCARVVLAMQESPYECLAFQMIEGDFEQFDGSWRFQSVDADRTQLTYDVTLSPKLPMPIQLIETQLDQNLAANLLAIREEAIRRFVSDRA; this is encoded by the coding sequence GTGAGTCCTCTGTCGCTGAGTTTTCCCGCCCTGCACCGTTCTCCGCAGCAAGATGTGCAGATCGACGCCCACTCCCTTGGCCCTCGCCAGCGGCGGATTCAAGTCCAAATTGAAGTCCCTGTTGCGATCGCTGATCTCTGGGCGTTGTTGACGGACTACAACCGTCTGGCAGAGTTCATTCCCAACCTCTCGATCAGTCAGCGATTGCCGACGAGTGATGGTTCGATTCGGCTGGAGCAGGTTGGCAGCCAATGTTTTCTGCGTTTTCGCTTCTGTGCGCGGGTTGTTTTAGCCATGCAAGAGTCGCCCTACGAGTGCTTGGCATTTCAGATGATCGAGGGGGATTTTGAACAGTTTGACGGTAGCTGGCGGTTTCAATCCGTAGACGCAGATCGCACCCAGCTGACCTATGACGTCACACTCTCACCCAAGCTGCCCATGCCGATCCAGCTAATTGAGACTCAACTGGACCAGAATCTTGCTGCCAATTTATTGGCAATTCGGGAAGAAGCTATCCGTCGCTTTGTCAGCGATCGCGCCTGA
- a CDS encoding ATP-binding protein, whose amino-acid sequence MASSVAAASLPPTASIGTVKGPGEQANQYVFITAENHHVRVGEFVYYQLRSPLDDSLQAILGKISGLRLIEHLPDRIFADVETSPEAIAALIGFTYDHPELYEVTVEVIGYFQPGLGFINPRRAPDPGARVYLAEDQRLQQVLNRRRSDDVGAAHVGSLLLRDRDAVPIILDVKELVSTHMAILAGTGSGKSYTAGVLIEELLRPQNRAAVLIFDPHGEYGTLDGLRGNPIFEADGYRPTIKVLTPAEIRIRISSLNFYDLLTLLPQTTERQQAVLEKAVNSLRKHKTLRDRWDFGHLIEAVKEADTTEDDEGNEVMGPSAQSLSWRLERLQSSPYFHSWEHLIPRDLFEPGQATILQMNEIPQEQQQVICTVILNQSYTARINTVRGGATEGAEDHLPYPIFALVEEAHRFAPAHEPSRCKQILRTVLSEGRKFGFGMGLITQRPGKIDSDILSQCMSQFLMRIVNPVDQESLKHGVEAAGRDLLQELPSLSRGQVIISGACVNTPVLCQVRTRYTQHGGETMNAPEEWQKHFQGTQAKDREIAIAPIANRPVAVRRRNVTIE is encoded by the coding sequence ATGGCGTCGTCTGTAGCTGCAGCCTCTCTGCCCCCCACCGCTTCAATTGGTACGGTCAAAGGCCCTGGTGAGCAGGCGAATCAATACGTCTTCATCACGGCGGAAAATCACCACGTGCGGGTGGGAGAGTTCGTCTACTACCAACTCCGTAGCCCCCTGGATGACTCGCTACAAGCCATCCTCGGCAAAATCAGCGGCCTGCGGTTGATTGAGCACCTGCCCGATCGCATTTTTGCGGATGTGGAAACCAGTCCAGAAGCGATCGCCGCCTTGATTGGCTTTACCTACGACCACCCCGAACTCTACGAAGTCACGGTTGAGGTAATTGGCTACTTTCAACCTGGACTCGGCTTTATCAACCCGCGACGAGCCCCGGATCCAGGCGCACGAGTCTACCTCGCCGAAGATCAGCGTCTGCAACAAGTTCTGAATCGCCGCCGTAGCGATGATGTCGGTGCTGCCCATGTGGGATCGCTCTTGCTGCGCGATCGCGATGCCGTGCCGATCATCCTCGATGTTAAAGAGCTGGTCAGTACCCACATGGCAATCTTGGCAGGCACCGGCTCCGGTAAGTCCTACACGGCAGGTGTTCTCATTGAAGAGCTGTTGCGACCACAGAATCGGGCAGCTGTCCTGATCTTTGATCCCCATGGCGAATACGGCACCTTGGATGGGCTACGCGGCAATCCCATCTTTGAAGCTGACGGCTACCGTCCGACGATCAAAGTGCTGACACCCGCAGAGATTCGCATTCGCATCTCCTCGCTGAATTTCTACGATCTGCTGACGCTGCTACCCCAGACTACAGAACGTCAACAAGCGGTGCTGGAAAAAGCAGTCAACAGCCTTCGCAAGCATAAAACCCTGCGCGATCGCTGGGATTTTGGCCACCTGATTGAAGCCGTCAAAGAGGCTGACACCACCGAGGACGACGAGGGCAATGAAGTCATGGGCCCTTCAGCTCAGTCTTTGAGTTGGCGCTTAGAGCGGCTGCAGTCCTCGCCCTACTTCCACAGCTGGGAACATCTGATTCCCCGCGATCTATTTGAACCGGGGCAAGCCACGATCCTGCAGATGAATGAGATCCCGCAGGAACAACAGCAGGTGATCTGCACGGTGATTCTGAACCAGAGCTATACCGCTCGCATCAATACGGTGCGGGGTGGCGCGACCGAAGGGGCAGAAGACCATTTGCCCTATCCAATCTTTGCCCTAGTCGAAGAAGCCCACCGCTTTGCCCCTGCCCATGAGCCCTCGCGCTGTAAGCAAATTCTGCGGACGGTGCTTAGCGAAGGCCGGAAGTTTGGCTTTGGCATGGGGCTGATTACCCAGCGGCCTGGCAAAATCGATTCCGACATTCTTTCGCAGTGCATGAGCCAGTTCCTGATGCGGATTGTCAACCCCGTCGATCAGGAGAGCCTCAAGCATGGCGTCGAAGCCGCAGGGCGCGATCTCTTACAGGAACTGCCCTCGCTCAGTCGCGGTCAGGTAATCATCTCGGGTGCCTGCGTCAACACACCGGTTCTCTGCCAAGTGCGCACTCGCTACACCCAGCATGGTGGCGAAACGATGAATGCGCCCGAGGAATGGCAAAAGCATTTCCAAGGGACTCAGGCCAAAGATCGCGAGATTGCGATCGCCCCAATCGCAAACCGACCGGTTGCTGTCCGGCGGCGTAATGTCACGATCGAATAG
- a CDS encoding LysE family translocator: protein MMTIQQWLALGLAMLFLAALPSLSVLTVVTRSASLGLWHGALTTVGIVLGDCLWILLALVGLEQVAQLEGWLPLIRALSASYLIVLGWQLWRSRDRKSSQLSLRETSQPASFLAGLLLTLADQKALLFYLGFFPTFLNLERIAASEVAGIMVIAIGTIGGVKLAYAWLAVQGQQRLIGRSQPWLQAIGAGLLISMGLLLWLQLITGR from the coding sequence ATGATGACGATTCAGCAGTGGCTAGCGCTGGGATTGGCCATGCTCTTCCTAGCTGCACTACCTAGCTTGAGTGTGCTCACAGTTGTCACTCGCTCTGCCAGCTTAGGACTATGGCATGGTGCACTCACGACCGTCGGGATTGTACTGGGCGACTGTCTGTGGATTCTGCTGGCCTTGGTTGGTCTAGAGCAAGTTGCCCAGCTTGAAGGATGGCTGCCACTCATTCGTGCGCTGAGCGCTAGCTATCTGATTGTTTTGGGTTGGCAATTATGGCGATCGCGCGATCGCAAATCATCCCAATTATCCTTACGGGAGACATCCCAGCCCGCAAGTTTCTTGGCAGGACTTTTGTTAACCCTAGCGGATCAAAAAGCACTGCTGTTTTATCTCGGTTTTTTCCCTACATTTTTAAATCTTGAACGCATTGCTGCATCAGAGGTTGCTGGGATCATGGTGATTGCAATCGGGACGATTGGGGGCGTCAAGCTGGCCTATGCTTGGCTAGCAGTGCAGGGGCAACAGCGCTTAATCGGTCGAAGTCAGCCCTGGTTACAAGCGATCGGGGCTGGTTTGTTGATCAGTATGGGCCTGCTACTTTGGCTACAGTTGATTACGGGACGATAA